A window of Equus caballus isolate H_3958 breed thoroughbred chromosome 10, TB-T2T, whole genome shotgun sequence contains these coding sequences:
- the LOC100050557 gene encoding sulfotransferase 2A1 produces MMSDRFVWFEGIPFPTVGYKPELMSEARDSFVFKDEDVLILTFPKSGTNWLIEIVCLIYSKGDPKWIQSVPIWDRSPWVEAEHGYNSLKDKEGPRLISSHLPIQLIPKSLFNSKAKVLYLIRNPRDSLVSGYFFYSNSNFTKKPESLEQYFEWFIQGNVPYGSWFDHTRGWMSMRGKENFLILSYEELKRDTRSTVEKICQFLGKKLEPEELNSLLKNSSFHAMKENKMSNFTLLHDYSLVEKNASLMRKGITGDWKNHFTVAQAEAFDKIFQEKMADLPRELFPWE; encoded by the exons ATGATGTCAGACAGGTTTGTGTGGTTCGAAGGGATACCTTTCCCTACCGTGGGTTACAAACCTGAACTCATGAGCGAAGCGCGGGACAGTTTTGTGTTTAAGGATGAAGATGTCTTAATACTGACTTTCCCAAAATCAG gAACAAACTGGTTGATTGAAATTGTCTGCCTGATTTACTCCAAGGGGGATCCCAAGTGGATCCAATCTGTGCCCATTTGGGACCGCTCACCCTGGGTAGAAGCTGAGCATGGGTATAATTCACTAAAGGATAAGGAAGGCCCCCGCCTCATCAGCTCCCACCTCCCCATCCAGCTCATCCCCAAGTCTCTCTTCAATTCCAAGGCCAAG gtGCTCTATCTCATCAGAAATCCCAGAGATAGTCTTGTGTCTGGTTACTTTTTCTATAGTAATTCAAATTTTACTAAAAAACCGGAATCACTGGAACAATACTTTGAATGGTTCATCCAAGGAAATG TGCCATATGGATCCTGGTTCGACCACACTCGTGGCTGGATGTCCATGAGAGGGAAGGAGAACTTCCTGATACTGAGTTATGAAGAGCTGAAACGG gacACAAGAAGCACTGTAGAGAAAATCTGCCAATTCCTGGGCAAGAAATTGGAACCCGAAGAACTTAACTCACTCCTCAAGAATAGCTCCTTCCATGccatgaaagaaaacaagatgtcTAACTTTACCCTCCTCCATGATTATTCTTTAGTTGAGAAGAATGCATCACTTATgagaaaag GCATTACTGGAGACTGGAAAAACCACTTCACAGTGGCCCAGGCTGAAGCCTTTGATAAGATATTCCAGGAGAAGATGGCAGATCTTCCTCGAGAACTGTTCCCATGGGAATAA